In Tachysurus fulvidraco isolate hzauxx_2018 chromosome 3, HZAU_PFXX_2.0, whole genome shotgun sequence, a single window of DNA contains:
- the LOC113648082 gene encoding complexin-3-like yields the protein MEAMIVKSLLAPFRKFTSCVTETLQKDNLGSEGKRSKLMDQNPVVLQAYQAKKEKDRRLREVRNMEKNAMRAAMRAHFRRKYQLPTNTEDSRWVRAAGGTAMISSHLNKMVQSKTPEKERSGLLSVFESLSFSTRHTACSST from the exons ATGGAGGCTATGATAGTGAAGTCTCTTCTTGCTCCCTTTAGGAAGTTTACTAGCTGTGTGACTGAAACACTGCAGAAAGACAACCTGGGGTCTGAAGGTAAAAGATCAAAGCTGATGGATCAGAACCCAGTTGTGCTACAAGCTTACCAGGCCAAAAAGGAGaaagacag aagGCTCAGGGAGGTTAGGAACATGGAGAAGAACGCAATGAGAGCAGCAATGAGAGCTCATTTCAGGAGGAAGTATCAGCTCCCTACA aatACTGAAGACTCGAGGTGGGTACGAGCCGCAGGCGGAACAGCGATGATCTCCAGTCACCTGAACAAAATGGTACAGTCTAAAACTCCAGAGAAGGAACGGTCTGGATTactgagtgtgtttgagagccTGAGCTTTAGTACTAGACACACAGCATGCAGCTCAACATAG
- the spag1b gene encoding sperm-associated antigen 1 isoform X1 yields MSVEGVSSLLMTSSPGRSHTIPLEHLDYSYIQHCQDLKYLEKILNVLRSGTEGTYPQLTDFCEKRIETLDPRHRALRKDKFPATAASFSTDEWKHITDDLQTWQREITEREQQLMQSPTLNPDTLHPVRNFTLERPPNTTATVSSKRCAVPRAYSDWDRFDVDKECAKIDEDINSNNAPAVINTAHTNITHHIDTSVLTQQEKSVLATREKEKGNEAFRARDWDEAVVYYTRSLGILPTVAGFNNRAQAEIKLQRWTDALKDCDAVLNIESHNYKALLRRASVYKHLGKLQEAHEDITSVLHSEPHNVTAQKLLQEVNERINTELPHKSCPPNQPRNGKKLLIEDVGEEMDEETNGEKDAESERVDKHPETEEQMDGETARQAEIKVDGEIERQTERWTDGVRQCVDTAAVKHEGNDLYRKGQYGEAAEKYTHSITTLTQLDVYSKDDMFVLYCNRAACFLKMGRCSECVSDCCRALHLKPYSVKALLRRAMAFEALEKFRLAYVDYRTVQQINSHIVQQHVNRLTKVLMELDGPDWRTKLPEVPFVPMSIPHDCTETLPMSQTTPITHPVPTMETPPNTETPPTMKISPTGQCPPTVEVLPHTETPPTGGPSQTGRRINIAEVESDVTDEDGDEGIEDKDEDGAAAAADEIDVNYIKTSCLSNRCAVSPANSDWDRFDVDKECAKIDEDINSNNAPAVINTTHRNITHHIDTSVLTQQEKSVLATREKEKGNEAFRARDWDEAVVYYTRSLGILPTVAGFNNRAQAEIKLQRWTDALKDCDAVLNIESHNYKGRKEEDQVLSAVGHQWRVCVEQLSLPSMLPDMSVLPALLRRATAYKHLGKLQEAHEDITSVLHSEPHNVTAQKLLQEVNERINTELPHKSCPPNQPRNGKKLLIEDVGEEMDEETNGEKDAESERVDKHPETEEQMDGETARQAEIKVDGEIERQTERWTDGVRQCVDTAAVKHEGNDLYRKGQYGEAAEKYTHSITTLTQLDVYSKDDMFVLYCNRAACFLKMGRCSECVSDCCRALHLKPYSVKALLRRAMAFEALEKFRLAYVDYRTVQQINNSHIVQQHVNRLTKVLMELDGPDWRTKLPEVPFVPMSIPHDCTETLPMSQTTPITHPVPTMETPPNTETPPTMKISPTGQCSPTVEVLPHTETPPTGGPSQTGRRINIAEVESDVTDEDGDESNEDKDKGGAAAAANEIDVNYIKTSCLANVLEFRQALKLARCRGDLVACAQLLRSVSPQTLPQYISLYLDTDTLSFIIHTLHKHILPTEPGLVYRLLTHLHTIDRFTVVLMLMDSDEKTQITQLFECLRAVESDELTHENINSLAKKFI; encoded by the exons ATGAGTGTGGAGGGAGTGTCCTCTTtactgatgacatcatcaccagGCAGATCACACACAATTCCTCTGGAGCACCTGGACTACAGCTACATCCAACACTGTCAAGATTTGAAATACCTGGAAAAGATCCTGAATGTGCTCAG GTCAGGTACAGAGGGGACATATCCACAGCTGACAGATTTCTGTGAGAAGCGCATTGAGACATTAGACCCGAGACATCGTGCTCTTAGGAAGGACAAATTTCCAGCTACAGCCGCATCCTTTTCTACAGATGAGTGGAAACACATCACTGATGACTTACAG ACCTGGCAGAGGgagatcacagagagagagcagcagctCATGCAGTCACCCACCTTGAACCCTGACACACTCCATCCTGTACGCAACTTCACCCtagag AGACCACCAAACACCACAGCCACTGTGAGCAGTAAACGATGTGCTGTTCCACGTGCATACAGTGACtgggacag GTTTGATGTTGATAAAGAGTGTGCTAAGATAGATGAGGACATAAATAGCAACAACGCCCCTGCTGTGATAAATACagctcacacaaacatcacacaccacatcgACACCTCAG ttctgaCACAGCAGGAGAAAAGTGTGTTAGCCACtcgagagaaggagaaaggaaaTGAGGCCTTTAGAGCAAGGGATTGGGACGAGGCTGTAGTCTACTACACTAG GAGTCTGGGTATCTTGCCCACAGTAGCTGGGTTTAATAACCGAGCTCAGGCTGAGATTAAACTGCAGCGCTGGACTGATGCATTAAAAGACTGTGATGCTGTGCTGAACATTGAAAGTCACAACTATAAAG cttTGCTGCGTCGTGCGAGTGTATACAAACATCTGGGAAAGCTACAGGAAGCACATGAAGACATCACAAGTGTTCTTCATTCTGAACCTCACAATGTCACAGCACAG AAACTCCTGCAGGAAGTGAATGAGAGGATAAATACAGAGCTGCCACACAAATCATGCCCACCAAACCAGCCAAGAAATGGCAAGAAGCTTCTGATTGAAGACGTGGGTGAGGAAATGGATGAAGAGACAAATGGAGAGAAAG atgCTGAAAGTGAACGAGTGGACAAACACCCGGAAACAGAAgaacagatggatggagagacagcgagacaggCAGAAATAAAGGTagatggagagatagagagacagacagagagatggacagatggagtgagacagtgtgtggaCACTGCAGCAGTGAAGCATGAGGGAAATGATCTGTACAGGAAAGGACAATATGGAGAAGCAGctgagaaatacacacacagcatcacaaCACTTACACAAttag ATGTGTACAGTAAGGATGAcatgtttgttctgtactgtaacAGAGCTGCATGCTTCCTGAAGATGGGACGgtgttctgagtgtgtgtcagactgctgtCG agctCTACATTTGAAGCCGTATAGTGTGAAAGCTCTTTTGAGGCGAGCAATGGCATTTGAGGCACTGGAAAAATTTCGACTGGCTTATGTGGATTACAGAACTGTACAACAAATAAACTCACACATTGTACAACAGCATGTCAAcag GCTTACTAAGGTGCTAATGGAACTGGATGGTCCAGATTGGAGAACAAAACTCCCAGAGGTTCCATTTGTCCCAATGTCCATTCCACATGACTGTACAGAGACTCTGCCCATGTCACAAaccacacccatcacacacccTGTGCCTACTATGGAAACTCCACCTAATACAGAGACTCCACCTACCATGAAGATTTCACCCACCGGACAGTGTCCACCCACAGTAGAGGTACtgccacacacagagactcctCCCACTGGTGGTCCATCCCAAACAGGCAGGCGTATCAACATAGCAGag GTGGAGAGTGATGTAACTGATGAAGATGGTGATGAAGGCATTGAGGATAAAGATGAAGATGGTGCTGCAGCAGCTGCTGATGAAATAGATGTTAATTATATAAAGACCTCCTGTTTATCCAACAGATGTGCTGTTTCACCTGCAAACAGTGACtgggacag GTTTGATGTTGATAAAGAGTGTGCTAAGATAGATGAGGACATAAATAGCAACAACGCCCCTGCTGTGATAAATACAACTCACagaaacatcacacaccacatcgACACCTCAG ttctgaCACAGCAGGAGAAAAGTGTGTTAGCCACtcgagagaaggagaaaggaaaTGAGGCCTTTAGAGCGAGGGATTGGGACGAAGCTGTAGTCTACTACACCAG GAGTCTGGGTATCTTGCCCACAGTAGCTGGGTTTAATAACCGAGCTCAGGCTGAGATTAAACTGCAGCGCTGGACTGATGCATTAAAAGACTGTGATGCTGTGCTGAACATTGAAAGTCACAACTATAAAG ggagaaaagaagaggaccaagtactgagcgctgtgggacaccagtggagagtctgcgtggagcaactgtcactcccctccatgttacctgatatgagcgtccttccag ctcTGCTGCGTCGTGCGACTGCATACAAACATCTGGGAAAGCTACAGGAAGCACATGAAGACATCACAAGTGTTCTTCATTCTGAACCTCACAATGTCACAGCACAG AAACTCCTGCAGGAAGTGAATGAGAGGATAAATACAGAGCTGCCACACAAATCATGCCCACCAAACCAGCCAAGAAATGGCAAGAAGCTTCTGATTGAAGACGTGGGTGAGGAAATGGATGAAGAGACAAATGGAGAGAAAG atgCTGAAAGTGAACGAGTGGACAAACACCCGGAAACAGAAgaacagatggatggagagacagcgagacaggCAGAAATAAAGGTagatggagagatagagagacagacagagagatggacagatggagtgagacagtgtgtggaCACTGCAGCAGTGAAGCATGAGGGAAATGATCTGTACAGGAAAGGACAATATGGAGAAGCAGctgagaaatacacacacagcatcacaaCACTTACACAAttag ATGTGTACAGTAAGGATGAcatgtttgttctgtactgtaacAGAGCTGCATGCTTCCTGAAGATGGGACGgtgttctgagtgtgtgtcagactgctgtCG agctCTACATTTGAAGCCGTATAGTGTGAAAGCTCTTTTGAGGCGAGCAATGGCATTTGAGGCACTGGAAAAATTTCGACTGGCTTATGTGGATTACAGAACtgtacaacaaataaacaactcaCACATTGTACAACAGCATGTCAAcag GCTTACTAAGGTGCTAATGGAACTGGATGGTCCAGATTGGAGAACAAAACTCCCAGAGGTTCCATTTGTCCCAATGTCCATTCCACATGACTGTACAGAGACTCTGCCCATGTCACAAaccacacccatcacacacccTGTGCCTACTATGGAAACTCCACCTAATACAGAGACTCCACCTACCATGAAGATTTCACCCACCGGACAGTGTTCACCCACAGTAGAGGTACtgccacacacagagactcctCCCACTGGTGGTCCATCCCAAACAGGCAGGCGTATCAACATAGCAGag GTGGAGAGTGATGTAACTGATGAAGATGGAGATGAAAGCAATGAGGATAAAGATAAAGGTGGTGCTGCTGCAGCTGCTAATGAAATAGATGTTAATTATATCAAGACCTCCTGTTTAGCCAACGTCTTGGAGTTTAGGCAGGCCTTAAAATTGGCCCGTTGCCGTGGTGACCTGGTGGCCTGTGCCCAGCTTCTGAGGAGTGTGTCACCTCAAACCCTCCCTCAATACATTAGCTTGTAtctggacacagacacacttagcttcatcatacacacactacacaaacacatcctGCCCACTGAGCCCGGCCTGGTTTATCGTCTtctcacacacctgcacaccATTGACAGATTCACA GTGGTTCTGATGCTGATGGACTCTGATGAGAAGACACAGATCACACAGTTGTTTGAGTGTTTGCGTGCCGTCGAGTCAGATGAGCTCACACATGAGAACATTAACAGCCTGGCTAAGAAGTTCATATAA
- the spag1b gene encoding sperm-associated antigen 1 isoform X2 yields the protein MSVEGVSSLLMTSSPGRSHTIPLEHLDYSYIQHCQDLKYLEKILNVLRSGTEGTYPQLTDFCEKRIETLDPRHRALRKDKFPATAASFSTDEWKHITDDLQTWQREITEREQQLMQSPTLNPDTLHPVRNFTLERPPNTTATVSSKRCAVPRAYSDWDRFDVDKECAKIDEDINSNNAPAVINTAHTNITHHIDTSVLTQQEKSVLATREKEKGNEAFRARDWDEAVVYYTRSLGILPTVAGFNNRAQAEIKLQRWTDALKDCDAVLNIESHNYKALLRRASVYKHLGKLQEAHEDITSVLHSEPHNVTAQKLLQEVNERINTELPHKSCPPNQPRNGKKLLIEDVGEEMDEETNGEKDAESERVDKHPETEEQMDGETARQAEIKVDGEIERQTERWTDGVRQCVDTAAVKHEGNDLYRKGQYGEAAEKYTHSITTLTQLDVYSKDDMFVLYCNRAACFLKMGRCSECVSDCCRALHLKPYSVKALLRRAMAFEALEKFRLAYVDYRTVQQINSHIVQQHVNRLTKVLMELDGPDWRTKLPEVPFVPMSIPHDCTETLPMSQTTPITHPVPTMETPPNTETPPTMKISPTGQCPPTVEVLPHTETPPTGGPSQTGRRINIAEVESDVTDEDGDEGIEDKDEDGAAAAADEIDVNYIKTSCLSNRCAVSPANSDWDRFDVDKECAKIDEDINSNNAPAVINTTHRNITHHIDTSVLTQQEKSVLATREKEKGNEAFRARDWDEAVVYYTRSLGILPTVAGFNNRAQAEIKLQRWTDALKDCDAVLNIESHNYKALLRRATAYKHLGKLQEAHEDITSVLHSEPHNVTAQKLLQEVNERINTELPHKSCPPNQPRNGKKLLIEDVGEEMDEETNGEKDAESERVDKHPETEEQMDGETARQAEIKVDGEIERQTERWTDGVRQCVDTAAVKHEGNDLYRKGQYGEAAEKYTHSITTLTQLDVYSKDDMFVLYCNRAACFLKMGRCSECVSDCCRALHLKPYSVKALLRRAMAFEALEKFRLAYVDYRTVQQINNSHIVQQHVNRLTKVLMELDGPDWRTKLPEVPFVPMSIPHDCTETLPMSQTTPITHPVPTMETPPNTETPPTMKISPTGQCSPTVEVLPHTETPPTGGPSQTGRRINIAEVESDVTDEDGDESNEDKDKGGAAAAANEIDVNYIKTSCLANVLEFRQALKLARCRGDLVACAQLLRSVSPQTLPQYISLYLDTDTLSFIIHTLHKHILPTEPGLVYRLLTHLHTIDRFTVVLMLMDSDEKTQITQLFECLRAVESDELTHENINSLAKKFI from the exons ATGAGTGTGGAGGGAGTGTCCTCTTtactgatgacatcatcaccagGCAGATCACACACAATTCCTCTGGAGCACCTGGACTACAGCTACATCCAACACTGTCAAGATTTGAAATACCTGGAAAAGATCCTGAATGTGCTCAG GTCAGGTACAGAGGGGACATATCCACAGCTGACAGATTTCTGTGAGAAGCGCATTGAGACATTAGACCCGAGACATCGTGCTCTTAGGAAGGACAAATTTCCAGCTACAGCCGCATCCTTTTCTACAGATGAGTGGAAACACATCACTGATGACTTACAG ACCTGGCAGAGGgagatcacagagagagagcagcagctCATGCAGTCACCCACCTTGAACCCTGACACACTCCATCCTGTACGCAACTTCACCCtagag AGACCACCAAACACCACAGCCACTGTGAGCAGTAAACGATGTGCTGTTCCACGTGCATACAGTGACtgggacag GTTTGATGTTGATAAAGAGTGTGCTAAGATAGATGAGGACATAAATAGCAACAACGCCCCTGCTGTGATAAATACagctcacacaaacatcacacaccacatcgACACCTCAG ttctgaCACAGCAGGAGAAAAGTGTGTTAGCCACtcgagagaaggagaaaggaaaTGAGGCCTTTAGAGCAAGGGATTGGGACGAGGCTGTAGTCTACTACACTAG GAGTCTGGGTATCTTGCCCACAGTAGCTGGGTTTAATAACCGAGCTCAGGCTGAGATTAAACTGCAGCGCTGGACTGATGCATTAAAAGACTGTGATGCTGTGCTGAACATTGAAAGTCACAACTATAAAG cttTGCTGCGTCGTGCGAGTGTATACAAACATCTGGGAAAGCTACAGGAAGCACATGAAGACATCACAAGTGTTCTTCATTCTGAACCTCACAATGTCACAGCACAG AAACTCCTGCAGGAAGTGAATGAGAGGATAAATACAGAGCTGCCACACAAATCATGCCCACCAAACCAGCCAAGAAATGGCAAGAAGCTTCTGATTGAAGACGTGGGTGAGGAAATGGATGAAGAGACAAATGGAGAGAAAG atgCTGAAAGTGAACGAGTGGACAAACACCCGGAAACAGAAgaacagatggatggagagacagcgagacaggCAGAAATAAAGGTagatggagagatagagagacagacagagagatggacagatggagtgagacagtgtgtggaCACTGCAGCAGTGAAGCATGAGGGAAATGATCTGTACAGGAAAGGACAATATGGAGAAGCAGctgagaaatacacacacagcatcacaaCACTTACACAAttag ATGTGTACAGTAAGGATGAcatgtttgttctgtactgtaacAGAGCTGCATGCTTCCTGAAGATGGGACGgtgttctgagtgtgtgtcagactgctgtCG agctCTACATTTGAAGCCGTATAGTGTGAAAGCTCTTTTGAGGCGAGCAATGGCATTTGAGGCACTGGAAAAATTTCGACTGGCTTATGTGGATTACAGAACTGTACAACAAATAAACTCACACATTGTACAACAGCATGTCAAcag GCTTACTAAGGTGCTAATGGAACTGGATGGTCCAGATTGGAGAACAAAACTCCCAGAGGTTCCATTTGTCCCAATGTCCATTCCACATGACTGTACAGAGACTCTGCCCATGTCACAAaccacacccatcacacacccTGTGCCTACTATGGAAACTCCACCTAATACAGAGACTCCACCTACCATGAAGATTTCACCCACCGGACAGTGTCCACCCACAGTAGAGGTACtgccacacacagagactcctCCCACTGGTGGTCCATCCCAAACAGGCAGGCGTATCAACATAGCAGag GTGGAGAGTGATGTAACTGATGAAGATGGTGATGAAGGCATTGAGGATAAAGATGAAGATGGTGCTGCAGCAGCTGCTGATGAAATAGATGTTAATTATATAAAGACCTCCTGTTTATCCAACAGATGTGCTGTTTCACCTGCAAACAGTGACtgggacag GTTTGATGTTGATAAAGAGTGTGCTAAGATAGATGAGGACATAAATAGCAACAACGCCCCTGCTGTGATAAATACAACTCACagaaacatcacacaccacatcgACACCTCAG ttctgaCACAGCAGGAGAAAAGTGTGTTAGCCACtcgagagaaggagaaaggaaaTGAGGCCTTTAGAGCGAGGGATTGGGACGAAGCTGTAGTCTACTACACCAG GAGTCTGGGTATCTTGCCCACAGTAGCTGGGTTTAATAACCGAGCTCAGGCTGAGATTAAACTGCAGCGCTGGACTGATGCATTAAAAGACTGTGATGCTGTGCTGAACATTGAAAGTCACAACTATAAAG ctcTGCTGCGTCGTGCGACTGCATACAAACATCTGGGAAAGCTACAGGAAGCACATGAAGACATCACAAGTGTTCTTCATTCTGAACCTCACAATGTCACAGCACAG AAACTCCTGCAGGAAGTGAATGAGAGGATAAATACAGAGCTGCCACACAAATCATGCCCACCAAACCAGCCAAGAAATGGCAAGAAGCTTCTGATTGAAGACGTGGGTGAGGAAATGGATGAAGAGACAAATGGAGAGAAAG atgCTGAAAGTGAACGAGTGGACAAACACCCGGAAACAGAAgaacagatggatggagagacagcgagacaggCAGAAATAAAGGTagatggagagatagagagacagacagagagatggacagatggagtgagacagtgtgtggaCACTGCAGCAGTGAAGCATGAGGGAAATGATCTGTACAGGAAAGGACAATATGGAGAAGCAGctgagaaatacacacacagcatcacaaCACTTACACAAttag ATGTGTACAGTAAGGATGAcatgtttgttctgtactgtaacAGAGCTGCATGCTTCCTGAAGATGGGACGgtgttctgagtgtgtgtcagactgctgtCG agctCTACATTTGAAGCCGTATAGTGTGAAAGCTCTTTTGAGGCGAGCAATGGCATTTGAGGCACTGGAAAAATTTCGACTGGCTTATGTGGATTACAGAACtgtacaacaaataaacaactcaCACATTGTACAACAGCATGTCAAcag GCTTACTAAGGTGCTAATGGAACTGGATGGTCCAGATTGGAGAACAAAACTCCCAGAGGTTCCATTTGTCCCAATGTCCATTCCACATGACTGTACAGAGACTCTGCCCATGTCACAAaccacacccatcacacacccTGTGCCTACTATGGAAACTCCACCTAATACAGAGACTCCACCTACCATGAAGATTTCACCCACCGGACAGTGTTCACCCACAGTAGAGGTACtgccacacacagagactcctCCCACTGGTGGTCCATCCCAAACAGGCAGGCGTATCAACATAGCAGag GTGGAGAGTGATGTAACTGATGAAGATGGAGATGAAAGCAATGAGGATAAAGATAAAGGTGGTGCTGCTGCAGCTGCTAATGAAATAGATGTTAATTATATCAAGACCTCCTGTTTAGCCAACGTCTTGGAGTTTAGGCAGGCCTTAAAATTGGCCCGTTGCCGTGGTGACCTGGTGGCCTGTGCCCAGCTTCTGAGGAGTGTGTCACCTCAAACCCTCCCTCAATACATTAGCTTGTAtctggacacagacacacttagcttcatcatacacacactacacaaacacatcctGCCCACTGAGCCCGGCCTGGTTTATCGTCTtctcacacacctgcacaccATTGACAGATTCACA GTGGTTCTGATGCTGATGGACTCTGATGAGAAGACACAGATCACACAGTTGTTTGAGTGTTTGCGTGCCGTCGAGTCAGATGAGCTCACACATGAGAACATTAACAGCCTGGCTAAGAAGTTCATATAA
- the malsu1 gene encoding mitochondrial assembly of ribosomal large subunit protein 1 — translation MAALGCGRCFLKRLFNTSVSYRAAGLHTFINTHNAAHYSPYPSGARALSRSPFSTTDGSDAELTARASYTPERHQHGGAVFNLDVLVSLLREENGSDICVIRVPDELKYTEYFIVVSGSSTRHLRAMSQYAIKVYKFLRRDSDPHTHIEGQDCDDWMCIDFGSMVVHFMLPETREKFQLETLWTLRSYEQLTNITPPHTLPPDFILTHTHTLTDTHTPTHSAS, via the exons ATGGCGGCACTAGGATGTGGGAGATGTTTTCTCAAAAGGTTATTTAACACAAGTGTTAGTTACAGAGCAGCTggattacacacatttattaacacacacaacgCCGCACACTATTCTCCGTACCCGAGCGGAGCGCGTGCCCTGTCTCGTTCTCCGTTTAGTACCACGGACGGAAGTGACGCAGAGTTGACAGCGCGAGCTTCATACACACCGGAACGACATCAGCATG gtggaGCTGTGTTTAACCTTGATGTGTTGGTGTCTCTCCTGCGGGAGGAAAATGGATCGGACATCTGTGTGATCCGAGTCCCAGATGAGCTCAAATACACTGAGTACTTCATCGTAGTGAGCGGCTCTTCAACTCGCCACCTGAGAGCTATGTCACAGTACGCCATTAAAGTG TATAAGTTCCTGAGAAGAGACAgcgatccacacacacacatagagggACAGGACTGTGATGACTGGATGTGTATTGATTTTG GGTCGATGGTGGTCCACTTCATGCTACCGGAGACAAGAGAAAAATTCCAGTTGGAGACACTGTGGACGCTGCGGAGCTATGAACAACTGACCaacatcacaccaccacacacactgcctcctgacttcatactcacacacacacacacactgactgacacacacactcccacacactctgCCTCCTGa